In Gorilla gorilla gorilla isolate KB3781 chromosome 16, NHGRI_mGorGor1-v2.1_pri, whole genome shotgun sequence, the genomic window gcccgcctcggcctcccaaagtgctgggattacagccgtgagccaccgcgcccggcctttgtatttttaaagtagagatggggttttgccatattggccaggctggtcttgaactcctgggctcaagccatccacctgccttggcctcccaaagtgctagaattacaggcgtgagccaccgtgcatggcctgATAATTTTAAATAGGAGTTAGGATAGACCCCATTGAGAATGTAACATTTAAGTAAAACTTGAAGTAAGGGAATTACCCATATGGAGATAGGGGCAAGAGCATTCTGGGTAAAAAGAACCTGGCTTGAGTGAAGCAGTCAAGGGAGAGAAGCAGGAGATGGGTCAGCGAGGGAACTGGGGAGGGCCAGATTATATAAGGTCTGTAGGCCATTGGGAGGACTTAAGTTTTCAGTTTGAGTGAAATTAGAGAGTTTTAAACAGAGAAGTGTCTCTTGAAGAACTTCACATACTATATCTTGAATTATTCACCTCTTGGTATgaaatttgttttgtctttaaCATATTTCAGATGTGCGTATGATATTGATATTTAAGCCAGTTGGCTCTGCATGTATTTATGGTTAAGGCTGCTCCTACATGTGCCTTAATTTGTTGGTGTAGGGTCCTTCTCCCACACCTGAGGATGTCTCCATGAAGGAAGAGAATCTCTGCCAAGCTTTTTCTGATGCCTTGCTCTGCAAAATCGAGGACATTGATAACGAAGATTGGGAGAACCCTCAGCTCTGCAGTGACTACGTTAAGGATATCTATCAGTATCTCAGGCAGCTGGAGGTAGGTGGGCCTTTGTGTTTTGGTTGTATAAGCAATGTGGAATTTACCACACAGCTGGGAAGCAAACAAGGTcagctttttaaacttttgattcTACCCACAGGTTTCGCAGTCCATAAACCCACATTTCTTAGATGGAAGAGATATAAATGGACGCATGCGTGCCATCCTAGTGGATTGGCTGGTACAAGTCCACTCCAAGTTTAGGCTTCTGCAGGAGACTCTGTACATGTGCGTTGGCATTATGGATCGATTTTTACAGGTAGGTGTGGCTTCAGGGACTTCACGCCAGTGGCTCATTGAACATTGCATTTATGCTTGGGGGATAGAAAACTAAAGTGGGTACTTctgaaaaaaaagaccaaaaatcaAATTGTGAGAAGCCAAAGAACTTTGGGGACTAAAAAGGGAAGTAATCCAAGTGTGTCAAGCCTTTGATGATGCTGACCAATAATGGGCATTTCTGTAAGGCCAGCCAGCTAAAAAGTACTTGGGGGAAATATTGCATTGCCACAACCCTTCATCAGAGGAAATATACCATCAGTTGGGCTGAAAGTCCATCTGAAGCCTGTAGTGCCTTTGGATGCTGGTTTTCTGGGCCTGCTTGCACAATTTCCATAGTTTGGTGCTCTTTGGTGTTAAGTTTCCTCATGTGAAAAACAATGAGTTTGGCTGGAGAACCTCCACATTTCCAGCCAACTATGTCATTGAATCACTGTAGAAGAAGAAGGtggcagtatttgttttttttaaaggagcagGGGTTGTGTGTGGAGTGGACTGAGAATGTAGTGTAATAAAGAgtaatataagaaaataagagGCAAAAATAATCTTCAGCATATTTATGAGTGGGTAATGCACAGCCCCTGACCTGTTAGAAGAGACAGCAGATATAAATTGCCAGTGTGTTATCTACCAAACAATAGCCCTGCAgataaggttttatttatttaaagtcaaCATTCAGGATAGGGGTTTAGGTCAGGCACAAATTCTGTCCAaacaatgtaataaaaattactttacaGTAATGACCCTGAGATACTACAAAATCCCAGGTAGCATGCATTCCTCTTTGGGCAGGAAAGCACAACAGTATTTTAGGtaggtttctttattttttatttttttgagacagggttttattctgttgttgcccacgctggagtgcagtgacacaatctgggctcactgtagcctcaatttcctgggttcaaccaatccttctacctcagcttcccaagtagctgggactataggcatatgctaccacgcccagctaagtttttgatttttttatagagatggggttttgccatgttgctcaggctggtctcgaactccttagctcaagtgatcagcccacctcggcctcccaaagtgttgggattataggcatgagccactgtgcccagccgtggTAGATTTTTAATAATGAGAGTTGAAGCAAGAAAAGTACAGagtttgggaggaaaaaaaaaaaaaagcaattaaggGAAACGCTTTACCCTAGCCTGAGAgtctgcctgactccaaagcATTAGCGAAAGATTTTCTAAGCTGAATAATGGGTATGCTTTTGGTAAGGATTAAGGAAATGAGCCATCCATTAAattctcacttttttctttggCCTCATTTCTATTCAGACCATGTTTAGTGTGTCAGGCCAGGGCTGCCACAGATACCCAAGTCAGCATGAGGTTGTGGGAAGGGTGACTAGGAGCTTGATATTCAGGCTTGGATTCTTCCCTTCTTGGCAATTGAATGATCTTGGCATGGTGTCTGAATCTGTTCTCAGGACATCTATTTGTAATTGAGGAATAAAATATGCCTTTCCTAGAATTTTTATGAGGATTGGGTGAGATAATATGTTAGAATCTTAGCactgtgcctagcacacagtGCTCAATTACAGATAGCTGTCATGATCAGTGGTAGAACAGTCAAGTCTCCTGTGCCCTTATGAGCAAAGACAATGTGCACTTTTCCAGGACTTGgtttcctttccccttctctcaCCTAAAGCTTCACTCTTCTTGTTAGGTGTGACTTTTGTTACATTAATTTTCCATTAGGTTCAGCCAGTTTCCCGGAAGAAGCTTCAATTAGTTGGGATTACTGCTCTGCTCTTGGCTTCCAAGTATGAGGAGATGTTTTCTCCAAATATTGAAGACTTTGTTTACATCACAGACAATGCTTATACCAGTTCCCAAATCCGAGAAATGGaaactctaattttgaaagaattgaAATTTGAGTTGGGTCGACCCTTGCCACTACACTTCTTAAGGCGAGCATCAAAAGCTGGGGAGGTAAGTGCCTCTAGCTCTGTAAGAGACTATTTTTGCTTGGTGTCTCATCCCAGAAACCTTGACCTAATTTAAGGAAAGCTTATTTATAGGACGCTTCCTTTAGATAAGTCTTAATGCTTTCCTCATCAGTTCTTAAGAGAAAAGGCCTCATGATCTATGTTTACAACATAGTGTGGAATAGGGTAATTCTTGAGAAGGATAAGTGAGACAAGTGAATTGGAGTTCCTAGGCCTTCACGCAGAATTTTGCAAGACAGTAATTACACTTGTGATTCTTACTATCCCTTGCTGTTCTTTCTTAGGTTGATGTTGAACAGCACACTTTAGCCAAATATTTGATGGAGCTGACTCTCATCGACTATGATATGGTGCATTATCATCCTTCTAAGGTAGCAGCAGCTGCTTCCTGCTTGTCTCAGAAGGTTCTAGGACAAGGAAAATGGGTGAGTGGTGGATTTAAGAAGAAACTAATTAGGCTATATTTTAGTCCTTCATAATACAAAAGGCCTTAGCATTTTTACAACACTATCCTTGAAGcaattggttttgttttgtgtttttgagacagggtctcattctgtcacataggctggagtgtggtggtgccatcacagcccactgcagccttgacctcccaggctcaagtaatcctcctacctcagcctcccgagtagcagggaccacaggcatgcatgaccatgcctcgctaatttttgtaaatttttttgtagagacagggttttgccatgttgtctaggctagcctcgaactcggctcaagcagtctgcccaccttggcctcccaaagtgctaggatttcaggtgtgagccacagtgcctggcctgaagcaattgtTTAAAGTCCAAAGTCCTAAAGGAAAACTACTTGGAGAGGGGCATGGGGGCTTGtgcttgtagttctagctacttgggaggctgagggaggaggatcatttgagcccaggcccaggagttcaagtctagcctggggaacatagagagacccttgtctcttgggaaggaaagaaagcaagctgCTTGGAACAGTTCAAATAGAAGTGAGTTGACTCTACATACTAAGGTGCATGTGTGCAGTATACAGTTGTACAGAATGAGGAAGGCCACTAAGAACTGATATGTATAATTTCttagatattatgttaagtgaaacaagcaagTTGTCAAGCACACAAGACAAAGGAAGGCCAAGGCCTGACTGATTTAGCCAGTAAGAATAGAATGAGCCACTTGTAGATTCAGAAGAGTAGCCAAGGATGGCAGCTCCCTGGGTCTTTGTTTCACATGGCAAAAAGGATAATGTGGAAACAAATGGAGCTGGATGGCTGCAATACAAGTCACAGGTACACTGTTGTGGAGAAGCCAGTTCTAGACCACCACTAAACAGTCTTCTAGTCTGCAGTTATACCCTGAGAGCAGTACAATAGAAAACCTCATCAGAACCTAGGGGATACAAAGCTGTCTTGGCCGGGTgccatgccagtaatcccagcactttgggaagccaaggtgggcagatcacctgaggtcaggagtttgagaccagcctggccaacatggcaaaacccccgtctctactaaaaatacaaaaattagccaggcgtggtggcagctgcctgtaacccaagctactccggaggcctaggcataagaatcacttgaacctggaagacaaaAGTTGctttgagccaagatcgtgctactgcactccagcctgggggatagggcgagactctgtctccaagaaaaatataaaaaagaagaagttgtCTCGTGACAGCCTCCCAGGGGAGATAGGGAGGTGAGTGGGAGATGGCTGGGCGGCAGCTCTGCCCACACCTGCCATCTCCTCCTTTTTCAGGAGGATCACAAAGCATTTTGCCAGGACAGATCAGCTGTGGTTCAGGCCCTGGCCTGTGTGGCCTATATGGATATAGGCAAGGTCACCAGGGCAGCATGGTGGAGCTGTTCACCTAAACAATGTATATTGTAGTTTACATTTTATGCAagaaagtgtgtgtatgtatgtatatttatatatttgttaattttttggtaCAGGAGGAATAAACCAGAAAGAATGAAAGTGGAAACT contains:
- the CCNB2 gene encoding G2/mitotic-specific cyclin-B2 is translated as MALLRRPTVSSDLENIDTGVNSKVKSRVTIRRTVLEEIGNRVTTRAAQVAKKAQNTKVPVQPTKTTNVHKQLKPTASVKPVQMEKLAPKGPSPTPEDVSMKEENLCQAFSDALLCKIEDIDNEDWENPQLCSDYVKDIYQYLRQLEVSQSINPHFLDGRDINGRMRAILVDWLVQVHSKFRLLQETLYMCVGIMDRFLQVQPVSRKKLQLVGITALLLASKYEEMFSPNIEDFVYITDNAYTSSQIREMETLILKELKFELGRPLPLHFLRRASKAGEVDVEQHTLAKYLMELTLIDYDMVHYHPSKVAAAASCLSQKVLGQGKWNLKQQYYTGYTENEVLEVMQHMAKNVVKVNENLTKFIAIKNKYASSKLLKISMIPQLNSKAVKDLASPLIGRS